A section of the Roseovarius sp. W115 genome encodes:
- a CDS encoding Ppx/GppA family phosphatase → MDGTTDATQSDWGPFGRPLFEDPRAKALSRVGVVDVGSNSVRMVVFDGAARSPAYFYNEKIMCALGAGLSETRRLNPDGRARALAAIKRFKLLADNICDGPLTAVATAAIREAEDGPAFRDEVERETGIQLWVVDGEEEARLSAQGVLLGWPGSYGLVCDIGGSSMELAEINGGEVGKRLTSSLGPLKLKDLKGGKRARRAHIRDTLTTMYDQMGEQKNRLFLVGGSWRAIAKIDMERRGYPLNVLHEYRMSAKSVRATADYISECDQEELRQRAGVSTARMDLAVIAIDVLRQVVKTFKPRDIAVSSYGIREGLLYEQMPQALRDRDPLIEACRFAEAKDARLPGYGRMVFNFVQPLFRSVPKDQSRIIKAACLLHDVSWRAHPDYRAEDCFDNATRANLGGLKHAERVFLGLALMHRYSNRREGTRFEALTKLVTAKDEHQAEVLGKAMRLAAMFWLRKDETLGELVWKPKKRHLTLKLSKAAEPMFGEVAQARFNSLAETLDAETKVRVARG, encoded by the coding sequence ATGGACGGAACAACCGACGCCACGCAGAGCGATTGGGGGCCTTTTGGTCGCCCACTGTTCGAGGACCCCCGGGCCAAGGCGCTCAGCCGTGTCGGTGTGGTTGATGTGGGATCAAACTCGGTGCGTATGGTGGTGTTTGACGGCGCCGCACGAAGCCCGGCCTATTTTTACAATGAAAAGATCATGTGTGCGCTTGGCGCAGGACTATCAGAGACCAGGCGTCTGAATCCTGATGGGCGTGCACGCGCACTGGCCGCCATAAAACGGTTCAAGCTATTGGCGGATAACATCTGTGACGGGCCTTTGACGGCGGTGGCCACGGCGGCCATTCGCGAGGCCGAGGACGGCCCGGCCTTTCGCGATGAGGTCGAACGCGAGACCGGCATTCAGCTTTGGGTCGTGGATGGTGAGGAAGAAGCCCGACTCTCTGCGCAAGGCGTGCTGTTGGGCTGGCCCGGGTCCTATGGCCTTGTTTGCGACATTGGCGGGTCGTCCATGGAATTGGCCGAAATCAACGGTGGTGAGGTGGGCAAGCGGCTAACCTCTTCGCTTGGTCCCTTAAAACTCAAGGATCTCAAAGGCGGCAAGCGCGCGCGGCGCGCGCATATTCGCGATACCCTGACCACGATGTATGACCAGATGGGCGAACAGAAAAACCGTCTGTTTCTGGTCGGCGGGTCCTGGCGCGCGATTGCCAAGATCGACATGGAACGACGCGGCTATCCGCTTAATGTGCTGCATGAATACCGAATGAGCGCCAAATCTGTGCGCGCCACGGCGGATTATATCAGTGAATGCGATCAGGAAGAGCTGCGCCAGCGCGCCGGTGTGTCCACAGCGCGGATGGACCTTGCCGTCATTGCCATTGATGTGCTGCGGCAGGTGGTGAAAACCTTCAAGCCCCGCGACATCGCCGTGTCAAGCTATGGCATCCGTGAGGGGCTTCTCTATGAACAAATGCCCCAGGCCCTGCGCGACCGGGACCCACTTATTGAGGCGTGCCGGTTTGCCGAGGCCAAGGATGCCCGCCTGCCCGGCTACGGGCGTATGGTGTTCAACTTTGTCCAGCCTCTGTTCCGCTCGGTGCCCAAGGACCAGTCTCGGATCATCAAGGCTGCCTGCCTCTTGCATGATGTGAGCTGGCGCGCGCATCCCGATTACCGGGCCGAGGATTGCTTTGACAACGCCACCCGCGCCAATCTGGGCGGTCTGAAACATGCCGAACGCGTCTTTCTGGGGCTGGCCTTGATGCATCGCTACTCCAACCGGCGCGAAGGCACGCGGTTTGAGGCCCTGACCAAGCTGGTCACGGCAAAGGATGAGCACCAGGCCGAGGTGCTTGGCAAGGCGATGCGCCTTGCCGCGATGTTCTGGTTGCGTAAGGACGAGACATTGGGCGAGCTGGTGTGGAAACCCAAAAAGCGGCATTTGACGTTGAAGCTCTCAAAGGCGGCAGAGCCGATGTTTGGCGAAGTCGCACAAGCGCGCTTCAACTCTCTGGCGGAAACCCTTGATGCGGAAACGAAAGTCCGGGTCGCCCGCGGCTAA